One Helianthus annuus cultivar XRQ/B chromosome 12, HanXRQr2.0-SUNRISE, whole genome shotgun sequence genomic region harbors:
- the LOC110896245 gene encoding uncharacterized protein LOC110896245 — MAPYEMLYRRKCRTTVCWGEVGQRELVPKDVVAITNEKIDIVLARLKAVQDRQKSYADKRRRPIEFQVGDRVFLKVSPWKGIIRFRKRGKLGPRYIRPFRILARVGKVAYRLELPSSLEGIHNTFHVSQLRKCLADETAHVPLEDIEIDERMNYVERPVAIEDSKVKTLRNKEIKQVLVQWQHRKGSDLTWEPEDEMRKFYPSLFGT; from the coding sequence ATGGCGCCGTATGAAATGTTGTATAGGAGAAAATGTAGAACCACTgtttgttggggagaagtgggacAAAGAGAACTCGTGCCCAAAGATGTGGTAGCGATAACTAATGAAAAGATCGACATAGTACTGGCCCGATTAAAAGCAGTGCAAGACCGACAAAAGTCCTACGCGGACAAAAGAAGGCGCCCTATTGAGTTCCAAGTGGGGGATCGAGTATTCTTGAAGGTGTCCCCGTGGAAAGGTATAATTCGATTCCGTAAGCGAGGAAAGTTGGGTCCTCGATATATTAGACCGTTCAGGATTTTAGCTCGAGTTGGAAAGGTAGCCTACCGGTTAGAACTACCCTCATCACTAGAAGGGATTCACAACACCTTTCATGTATCACAACTACGGAAATGTCTTGCGGATGAAACGGCTCATGTACCCCTTGAGGATATTGAGATAGACGAGAGAATGAATTACGTGGAAAGACCGGTAGCTATAGAAGATTCCAAGGTGAAGACTCTTCGCAACAAAGAAATCAAGCAAGTTCTAGTTCAATGGCAACACAGGAAGGGGTCGGATCTCACTTGGGAACCAGAGGATGAAATGCGAAAGTTCTACCCGTCTTTATTCGGTACGTAA
- the LOC110896246 gene encoding cucumber peeling cupredoxin: MASLRLTFAVVTAIVVACMHLPTTLAATGYVVGGANGWSMPQKPNHYENWTKGKRFIKGDAFFWVFKEGQHFVVEVPSKEAYDACNTTASTEVDGTGGLIEYLVDVKTHYYVCKYHCSKGMKVIIDIKAS, encoded by the coding sequence ATGGCATCTTTGAGACTAACTTTTGCTGTGGTTACGGCCATTGTGGTCGCATGTATGCATTTGCCCACAACGTTGGCTGCAACCGGCTATGTAGTCGGTGGTGCCAATGGGTGGTCTATGCCTCAAAAGCCCAACCATTATGAGAATTGGACAAAAGGAAAGAGATTTATCAAAGGCGATGCATTCTTTTGGGTGTTTAAAGAAGGACAACATTTCGTCGTAGAAGTACCATCAAAGGAGGCGTACGATGCATGCAACACCACCGCTTCTACCGAAGTTGATGGAACGGGTGGACTCATTGAATACCTTGTTGATGTTAAAACTCACTATTACGTTTGCAAATATCATTGTTCAAAGGGTATGAAAGTAATCATCGATATCAAAGCTTCGTAG